Proteins from a genomic interval of Molothrus ater isolate BHLD 08-10-18 breed brown headed cowbird chromosome 10, BPBGC_Mater_1.1, whole genome shotgun sequence:
- the COMMD2 gene encoding COMM domain-containing protein 2, translating to MLLVLSVEHRAHLGCLPRAGGAAVGELGRLALEQLRRGAAPRACESAARKLNISVDIIQHGVEGLVYLLTESSKLMISEADFQDSINVLGFSDELNKSLLQLYLDNRKEIRSILGELAPRLPSYHSLEWRLDVQLASRSLRQQIKPAVTMKLHLNENEDQIAQVLQTDPATLLHLIQQLEQALGEMKMNHCRRIVRNMK from the exons atgctgctggtgctgtcGGTGGAGCACCGAGCTCACCTGGGCTGTTTGCCGCGGGCCGGCGGCGCAG CCGTCGGCGAGCTGGGGCGCCTGGCGCTGGAGCAGCTGCGGCGGGGAGCGGCACCGCGGGCCTGCGAGTCCGCCGCCA GAAAGCTGAACATTAGCGTTGACATCATTCAGCACGGGGTAGAAGGACTAGTGTATCTTCTTACTGAGAGTTCCAAGCTTATG ATTTCTGAGGCTGACTTCCAAGATTCCATTAATGTTTTGGGATTCTCAGATGAATTGAACAAATCCTTGCTCCAGCTGTACCTTGACAACAGGAAAGAGATCAGGAGCATTCTCGGAGAGCTGGCACCAAGGCTTCCCAGCTACCACAGTCTGGAGTGGAGACTAGATGTACAG CTTGCAAGCAGAAGTTTGAGACAACAGATCAAGCCTGCTGTGACTATGAAGCTACATCTTaatgaaaatgaagatcaaATTGCCCAGGTGTTGCAAACCGACCCTGCTACCCTTCTTCACCTTATCCAACAGCTGGAGCAGGCGTTGGGGGAGATGAAGATGAACCACTGCAGAAGAATAGTGCGCAACATGAAATAA